TGCATACCCAAATCCCCAAGTATCTGAACAAATTTCTTGTGCTCCTTTCCAATCCAGGATCTCATTGGATCATGTACTTGATAAGGTGTTACATGAGTGTGAACAGTAATCCCCGTTTGAGCAAACTCTTTCAAGACTTCTGGATACGTGACCCAAGTATTGCTTCCTCCAGAATGACCGCCATCCAGCCAGTACATCGTTCTTATACTTTTGATGAAAGTGTTTAAGTTCTTGTCTTTCTTGGCTTCCTTCAACTCAAACAGCAACTGATTCAAAACAACACAGCCTTTACTGAATCCCACCAGAGTAAACGATGCAGCGCTCAGTGAGAGCGGAGGCGGACTCCCGGCAGACTCCTCCAGGTTTTCACAGGTCCTCTCTTTGTCCTCCTGGCCACCATTACTAGTAGAAGAATTAGACTCACAGTTGGATGCTTTACAATCCTTATTGCAAACACTCCTGCTCTTGGATAGCAAACCGTTCTGAGTTAAGCTAAAAGCATGAACTAATAGCATATACAAGTGCTTAAAGGCTCCAAAGTCCGGGGTGTGCTCTGGCGCGCCGAACATGTTGCTCTTCACAAAGTTGTCATAGCAGCTGAACTTGTGCAAGTGCATCCGGGAACACTTTATTACCCAAATGTGACTATTGGGGAAACGGTGGGCTAGGATGGTGGCAATGTTTTCTAGACTCCAATTTTCCCACTGATAATTCTCAGGATGACGAGTCATAATTTCGTGGTAATTCTGAAAAGAGAAGGAATAAGCATTACAAGTGTATTTACCTATAAAAAGCTTTACAGTATTATTGAGGAAGTTTTGATGACCTATAGTTTATATACTCGAAATAAAACCTAATACCTGTTATCACTTTCTGGCTCTAAGATTTTGAGTGAAACATTTCACTCAGCCTAAACTTCATTAAGAGACAGGGTAATAAAATATTCTAAGTATTAAGAATTTctgaataaaacaattaaaaaaataaattttagttttacaaattattcataatttttatttggtaCACATGTAATGAAGTTCCCTAATTctactgaaaatataaatataaatttgattCACTACAgatcataatgtaaaaatatttccttctcaCTGAGCTGCTGTCCCGcacatctgtaatgaaatctacCACAGGCACGTGGATTCTGCTAGCAAGCTGACTGCTGTGCCTGACTTCGTTTTTGCTACAGAGCTGGAGCATCGTCACAGAAAATCTTAGTGCACATCTGTACCTACATTCTAAAATTCCTAGAAGTGcgaaaactagaaaatctaaaTAATCACAATTTAAAACTGGTGATAGAGACTATAAAATTGTCTtccatggttttctttttaatttgttcaaTTTCACAGGCATGGGCTAGCTCAAATTTAGATGTATTAAAATTAGGATGACATTGaaattttgttcatttacttattaCTATTAAGATTTTTGCTCTTGTCTGTCCATACCGTTTGCCTTTTGtacattgattttatttgtttagatgcattctatataaattaataatatatttttgttttgaccatataatatatatgtattttacttttatttttactaatggtgatttttttttttttgagacagagtatcgcTATATGGCCCAGGCTGTGATTGTCCTGTCTCAGCTCCCTGAGTACTAGGAGGCTAGAGGTAAAAAGGTAAGAGACTTACACTTTGAAACTTTTCTCAATTTGAGTATTGAGTGATATGtacatttttcctattttttaataaatagacTACTACAAAAATTTATGtacaaagatacaaagaaaaatatcctaAGTTCACCAGtattagaaataattaaaaattaggtGGCTAGCAGTTCAGAgttaatacacatacacatatgtaattatgtgtataagaaaatattcttttcttctctactAAGCAACCATTGGCTGAGATATAATTTTCCCTTAAAAATATGctaaaagggggctggagaaatgccttagcagttaaaagcactggctgctctttcagaggccctgggttcaattcccagcacacacatgacagctcacaaccatctgtaactccagttccatgggaccctcatacaaacatacacacaggtaaacaccaatgcacataaaataaaaataaatcaattaaaatatgCTGAAAGGCATGACTATCAATACAGATTTGCCTAATAGTTTTTAGACATCAGTAAAATACCACTGGACATAACAGTAAAACCTGCACTAGAAATAtacaagaatgaaagaaagaaaaaagaaaaagaaatatgtaagaATGCACTGTTTTTCAAACTCTTACTTAGCCTCAATGATAatggctaatttttaaaatttcggATAGGATAAGATTATGCAATGCTCTTGATTTGATTTGCATATTTTACTTCAAATTAAGTTAAACATTTTTCTGTCTGctggcaattttattttttatttttgtgaactaTATTTGTGTCCTTTGACAATTTTCTCACTATAATGTTCAACTCCCTACTAGGTCTATTTCATTAATCGTGTTACGTGTGTATATTAGTAGCTTGCTATGCATGTTTTAAATATGTTCCGAGGGGCTCTTAGGGTGACT
The window above is part of the Peromyscus maniculatus bairdii isolate BWxNUB_F1_BW_parent chromosome 13, HU_Pman_BW_mat_3.1, whole genome shotgun sequence genome. Proteins encoded here:
- the C13H2orf69 gene encoding mitochondrial protein C2orf69 homolog, translating into MRVFGRPRSRALLLLLLRPLLASGDPASGPQARAMNPGGGGGGARGSPADGHRLQRSTVPGSDPQRCNELLLLAAAEGAAPGEPRHHVLYFPGDVQNYHEIMTRHPENYQWENWSLENIATILAHRFPNSHIWVIKCSRMHLHKFSCYDNFVKSNMFGAPEHTPDFGAFKHLYMLLVHAFSLTQNGLLSKSRSVCNKDCKASNCESNSSTSNGGQEDKERTCENLEESAGSPPPLSLSAASFTLVGFSKGCVVLNQLLFELKEAKKDKNLNTFIKSIRTMYWLDGGHSGGSNTWVTYPEVLKEFAQTGITVHTHVTPYQVHDPMRSWIGKEHKKFVQILGDLGMQVTSQIHFVKETPSIENHFRVHEVF